TGTGGCGGCCTTGGGTGGGTCAGGTGCAGGCTGGCGGCAGTGCTGGTGAAGTAAAGCAGAGCTCCctgcggggggacggggacggagGTCTTGTGGTGACAGagtggaatcacagaatcataaaatcgttagggttggaccaggtgatcttggaggtcctttccaaccatcaccctaccaccaatgtcacctCCATGGGTTTGGGTTCCAGGCAGGAACCCCCAGAAGACCCTTCCAGATCTCTTCCTTCAGCCCAGAGGTGTTGGTTTGTAACAGTACACGGGATTTCACCCCAATTTCCGGAAAGAAGCTATTCAGCACTTCAAACTTGAGACTGAACTCGAGTGCACAGACACCAGCCCCACACACAAAGTGGCACACAGCACCACTGAGCTACCCCAGCCCCTCTCGCTCAGCCTGCGAAAGCCTTGCCCACACCCTGAGCCATGCCAGCCACTCTCCATCCTCAACAACCTACCCAGCCTGAGCTGCTGCCCCAAATTTGGCCTTTTCTTTCGCTCTGATGGTCTCTTAACTTCCAGTCTGCAACCCTGGTGCAAAAAGTAATGACTCCGTAGTAATGTTCCTGTAATAAACTATTCGAGTCCCTAAGAAAACGGTTGCCATCTGTTTTTGCATGGCTAACTAGCCCTTCTGAAGTAAGCACCTACGCAGTGCTGCTAGAGGCATCTTCACACCAAATCCCTCAACATTCATTCATTAGCCAAACATCCAAATGGGTGTAAAGCCAGGACACCACTGGGCACCGAAACCAAGATGTGTCGAGGCAGGAAGACACCTGTTTCCTGCTCTACGTGCCCTTCTTACAAATATGCTCCAGCAAATGCTTGTGCATCCAGCAAGCCTTTCTCTGACCTCTCTGCTCCCTTCACCAGTATCAGGGAAGCAGCTCGCATACACGCCAACAGATCACAGTCCAGGCtccatttctctgcttcttcaaTAATCCACTCAGAAGAGGGTGTCACCAGACCCATCCCTCCTGAGTGAGCACCACCTGCCAGGAGCAGTGAACTGCCTAGGAAACTGAAGGGAAGGATGCCAGGGTAAGGagaaagaacacatttttactaactaaaacacagaaaaggtcaaaatgaaagaagtagCTGGCAGTCATCTAAGAGGAAGGTGCATACATGCCTGTGGCAAGAGCTCCAACACAGGAGCTGGAAACCACTGGCCTTTATGATTTATAGAGTTTCAGAGCTCTCTGCCACACCCTGTTATTAGAGTGTTTCTGCTAGCCAGCAAACTCTTCCAACTCAAGCTCCCTGGGCAATACTGACTCCCTATGCAGCTCTACTCACAACCATGAACAGGGTGCAGGGCAAGGAGCGTGACAGAAATGAGAACACCACGTGGACTGGGGATagcctcttcctcctgcatTACCACGGGTGGCATCACTCAGCCTTCAGGAGAGATGATAAATATACGCTAACAATCCTTCACTGCAGCCCTTTGTCTGCTAAAAGACAGGAGGAGATGTTCCCCCACACTTTGAAGAATCACAATATTCACCCTTCCCTTTTTGAGCCAGACCCTTGACGCAAGTCATCCTGAACTTCCAGCCACAGACACTTGGCAGCAAAGATGTGGGACACAGCCCACAAGTAGATGACAGCTCTGCAAATGTGGTTCTAGAATGCACCGGGTTCTCTGATGTGCGTCCCGTTTCCATATGATAAGGCCTTGTAGAAGATCTGAAGAGTTTATTTCCGTTTGGGCCATTCCCCAAAGAATAATATATTCTACTTCAGCCCGCTATCTTGACTCCATCCTCCTGTTTCTGGATTGAGCAAAGGTGTTAAGATACCTGCAGCAGAACTTGGGACCGGTTTCTCTGCATGACCACAAAGCTCAACGGCTGTCAAAGCCTACTCAAAGAGTTCAACTCTTCACCTCCACCTTCAGCTTCAGGCGGATATCACAGAGGAAAACGTTCATCAGGTCCTGGCCAGCCTCCTGAGCGATCCTGCTGATAACCGTACCTCTTTTTCCAATCAACATCATCTGTATTAAAACCCAGAGAGAACACCATCACTCTCATTCTCCCTGTGGGGAGGAGTCACCTAAGAAAACAGTGCAGGCACAGAAGCGTATAGAATATAGCAGCCAGAGATGTCCTAAGACCAAACCACGGGCAACTGATTGCCTCAGAAAGGTGCAAGTTGTTACTGAACGGCCTGTGACTGTCACAGACCTGGCTCTTCCCAACCCACAGCTGAGGGAGGTGTCCAACACGGCAAGGGCGCACACGGGCAGGAGCTAAGCAGCCTCATCTCACGCTCCCCAGCTCTCTCCTCTTACTCACCATATGAGACTTTCTTGGGACCAAGAGGTTCTGCACAATGACGAGCTCTCCGCTTGGCCCTTCCTCCCACAGCTCTGTCACCTGCAACAGCAAGCACAAACCCAGCAGGTCAGCACAGGATCTCAGGAGCCACAAATGTGACTTTCACAGACAACAGCTCAGCTCCCTGGCACACACACGTGTGGCCCCACTTAAAACATGCAAAGGGTCTCATTGCCCAACGTGCAAGTCCCAAGCCACTTCACGTGGCCTGCGAAGGGTCTGGCAGATTGCACAAACTCAAAAAGAGGAATTTTCATCACGCTGCCAACACAACAGCTTGAAGGCAAGTCCGCTTGCGCACGCTTCCCACCTGAGTCACACCATAGGGCACCTCCAGGGGCAGGTACTCCAGTATCTTCTCCCTGATGATATTGTCACAGATCTCTTGAGGTGACTGGCTGGTCAGGACCCTGCTGTGAAACTCCCAAGGGCCTGGCTTGGCTTGCATCAGGAGGTAGCGCTGTCAGCACAAAACACCCATCACACCCGTTAGCTGCCACGTACCATCCTTGCAGTACCACAAACCTCTGTGCTCTTCTCGGAGCGAGTCGCTATGAGGATGCTCCTGCTAGCCAGACACCAGGGCAGTAGTTCAGTATTTTTGGCACGGAATGGAGAAAGGGAAGCTTCTGAAACTCAAACGCTGCCAAAGGTCACATCTCCCCAAGTCATTTGTATGAGCTACAAAAGCCTATAGTACTACTTGCAGCTGAATAATACCGCATCGGGCATCCATCATTATGAACAGGCTGCTATTTGGGGAGCCTCACATAAGACAGAAAACTCTGAAGAGGTCAAAAGAGAACTCTTCCCCCAGCACGGGCCCACCCCAGGCCAaggacagcagctctgctggctcctCACAGGAGGAGCAGCTCAGTACAAAGCACTAGGGTACCACAAGGTGTTTCAAAGCCTAACAGCAATTCCGACTGCAGTTACCTTCAGCGTATCCACCTCCTCTCCAGTGAGAGCTGCGAGCATGAAGATCTCCTGGAAGCGTGGCCaacctttcctgtcttttagATCTCTGCATTCATGGGGCTTTGGCCCTTGTGCTTCTGTGACAAGACCAGACTCAGAAGCCCTCGTGTCACTGCTGCTATCCAAGCTAGAGCCTTCTTGGGCTTTAACTGCTTCCTGCAGACAAGGAGACTCGTGGGCCCTGTTCTCAGGTGGAGAAGCCTGAGTGATTTTAAGAACAGTTTTTGCTGAAGAACTCAAATTATGTTTAAATGGAGACCTCACTTCCAGCTTCTTTCCATTTACAATTCCCTCCGTTAGCTCAGTTACGAGTTCCAGCAGGACGTACTTCTTCTTTAGCAGATCCACCTGGTATGAGAGAGATGTGTCACAGATTTGTCCTAAATGAGGCTGGTGTCTGGGCACTGGctctggaggagctggaagaatccccccagggccagcagctgcaCCAGGACAAGGCATCTGCAGCTGAACCAGACAGCTGGCCAGCTTCGCTGTTGGACCAGCTATTGTCTCCAGGCTGATTTAAACTCTGTCTTGCAGCATACAGCTTCAGGGACATGTGTGCGTGCAACACAGACACATAAACACGCAAATATTCTGCAGTGGAGAGAAAAACCAGTGTCCTTTGACATACCCCGTCTCACTGACCCAAAACCACACCGTTGCTGATGCCGGGTACTGTCTGAAGACACCGGTGTGACTTACGGCTGGAAGGCAGGACAAACAAGCTCCTCCTTTACCTTGTTCAGAACCAGGACGCTGGGGATGTGGGGAAACTGAAAAAGACACTTCAGCACCTCTTGGCTCAGACAGTTCCGTGTCCAGTGATCCGACACGTCCACCAAAACCAGAACTGCCAGGAAAGAGTGAGGGAAAGGTAACGAACCTGTATTTTCCAAAACCTTAGCTGTAAGTTTCTTTACAGCCTGTGGTTAAATCGTTTCCCTCCTGCTGCTACTCCTCCCTCTTCTACAGGACAGCAAGCAGACGGAACCAAAAAGGAGCGTTTCAACTGATAAAAAGTCCAATTTATACTTGCTGTCCTGAAGACATCACATGTTCTAGAACGCAACATCCACGTCCAAATATTAATTCAAGCTTCAGACCTTGGCATCAGACAACACTAATCCCCTCCCTTGGTGAAATAATTCAAGTTTTTTCAAtgcccttccctcctccctcctagTTCATACTCCCAGGACTGCCCTTACTGCCCAGTAACGCACCCAGATACCACAGTTAGAGGGCTGTAAGTTTCTGTGGCAGATAAAGGGTTTGGCTCGATGCAAAGGAACTCGAGTGCCCACCTAAATCTGCGTGTTTCATGCTGTCCCATGGGTCTGTCAGCATGGCCTCTTCTAGTTTATGCCTGAAAGACAAATGCAGATGGGTAAGCCAGACATGAGCTGGACGACAACCATCTTCCTTCCCCCtggaggggaggaagcagcACTTTCCGTCGTCCCAGCTCATGCAGAGCTGCCTTGCTGGCTACAACAGCCCtcactgcacacacacacacggaaTCAAACACAACAGGGCTCAAGGGATTCTACAGGCTCTGTGTGCTACCAAAATAGCAACgataaaacagtgaaaaaccaaaacaaggCTAAAACCAGAAGTTCCTGCCCTTTCTGTCTTACAGACTTGCACAGTGGAAATCACTTTCTGCTCTATCAAGCCTCGGCTAGAACCCCAtcgctccctgcagcagcagcgatACCTTTTGGCTTTTAAGGGACTAGTGAGGCCAGGCGTGTCCAGAATGACctagaaagaggaaaaacagatccTGTCAGTCTGCCTGCAGCTAGCGGCAAAACTAGAACTTTTATCTATGCGATTAACTGCGTAAGAGATACAAATGAGAAAATCCTTCGCCATCTGGCTAACGCTCCCTGCTGCCTCAGGCACATCATTTCAGCAGCGCTGGAAACTCACCAGCTGCGTGTCCTCATACGTGACGACACCCTGGGCTTTGCATCGGGTTGTGTGCACTTTTTTTGAGACAGGGAAAACCTGTAAGCAGGTAAAAGCATTACGCATCCAGAACATGCGAAAGAAAGGATTTAGCAGCGTGAATTTGGCTCAGTAACACAGCGTTCACTACCTTTCTGCCCAAGAGCTGATTAGAGAGCGTGGACTTCCCGGCATTCGGCGCTCCAATGATGGCAATTCTTAAAACCTTGGGGTTCTGGGGCTGGTCAGGCCGGTCCCTTAACAGCCGTTTTTGATCCTCTGGGGGGGAAGAAGGAGCCTGAATGTTGCTAAAGCCCCACTGACTGCCCCAGGGACGGTACCAGGCTGGTACCGCTCACCTTTGCTGGTGGCCACGGGCGGCGGGTGCTGGCCGAGGGCACAGGCCGGCTTCTCGGCGGGGATGCCCAGAATGCTGCCGAGCGCGGAGCTGCTCCCGCTGCAGCGGGCACCGAGCGGGGCGGCCCTGAGGGCGCGGCTCTCCGGGAGACGagctgaaaaagcagcaaacactCCAAATCGTACCGAAAACGCCCCAAAACCGAGGAGGACCGTTCCCCTGAACCCCAGCCGGCCCTGGCAGCGCTGCTCCCTCACAGAAGGCCGCTGGGCCGGACACGGAGCACCGCCTGCGGCCTGCCCCCGCCTCACACACACGGGACCGGCCCCGGTCACCCCCGGTGGCTCCGGTCCCGGTCCCCAGCCCCAAGGCCCCGgccccaggtccccagcccCGGTTCCGGCCCCTagccccggtcccggtcccggtccccccGGTCCCGGTTCCCGGTTCCCGgttcccggttcccggccccCACCTGCCCCCTTGGGacgcgcccccgccgccgcggccctCAGGGCCCTGCTCagggccctgcccgccgccgccacagcgccgggcgccgccatcttgcccCGCCGCGGGGCAGGGCGGGAGCGCCGCAGCCGCCCGCCCCCATTGGCTGAGAGGGGACGGGGAGCATAGAGACGGGGAGGAGCGGGCCAGAGCGCCGCGCTGCGCCGCCAGGGGTTGTGGGAAGGAAGCgggaggctgggggagggggcggggctttaGGAGTGGGAGGGGCTTGGTGTGGGCGGGGCTTagagagggggcggggcgtgTGTTGGAGCGCCccctgccggccccgccgcgcgtTGCagggcccagtgctcccagtgcgcccagtgctcccagtacccccagtgctcccagtgccccagtGCCCTCAGTGCCCCAGTACcctcagtgctcccagtgcccccagtgctcccagtgtccCCTGCCACACAGCCCAGTGCATCCCAATGTGCTCTGCGTCTTCTACAATGCAGTCCCATGACCTTTGCTGAAACCCCCAGTCCAACCCAGTGCACCCCACTCCTTCCCGGTGCCCTCTGCTGCACTCCCCAGTCCACCCCAGTGCACCCCAGTCCAGCCCAGTGCCCCATGCAGCACTCCTCAGTCCATCTCAGTGCATCCCAGAATGCCCAGTACCCCCTGCAACACtccccagtccatcccagtaCCCCTTCCGGCCCAGCCCATACCCCTCAGTGCTCCCCAGCGAACCCTACTGCTCCCAATTCCCCCCTGCAACACACCCCAGTGCCCCACTGCACCCCAGAGTGCACCCCGCAACGCACCCTAGTACACCCCACGTCTCCCGCAACAcaccccagtgcctcccagtgctccccagtgccccctgaAGTGCACCCTAGTGCTCCCCAGTACCCCCTGTGGTGcgccccagtgctccccagtgccccctgcagtgcctcccagtgctcccagcaccctgcccgcACCCCCTGCACCCAAATTCCCCGCAGGGTTCCCTGTCCCGCCCCGCACCCCGGAGCCCCACcggacccccagcaccctggggcgACGCGAGGGGAAGAAGAACCAGAGCCGCAGTGCCGTGAGCGCCTTTATTGACCCCAAACCCACTCCCGGGGGGGCTCTATCTGCAGATCCGCGCCGAGCCGTGCCGCGTGCCCGGCCGTCGGCAGAACCATTACCATTACTAAACTCAGTAATGGTAACGGTTTCCCCGCCGGCCGCGGGTCCCTGGCTCCATCCAGCGCTGCCCACACCTCGGGGTGCCCCCGACatccctaaatccccccccccgacatccctaaatccccccaccccaactcCCCGTCCCCTCCGTGCCCCGCGTCGCGGTCCCACGTGGCGGCTCTCGGCGCGGTGGCGGGGTGCAGCCCGGGGGAGTACATCATCTATACTGTAGTGTCTCATAGCGAACTTACAGTATACGATGATATCCAGCCCGGGGCAGCGGGCGGCGAGGGGAGCAGcgcctggaggagaggagagcacgGTCCGCGTCCCCACCTTGTCaccttgtccccccccctccccaccgaGCCCCTGTACGCAGCACAGAGGGTCCCCCCGCTGCTGGCACCCACCCGGCGGGGTGCTGCcgggccccccaccccgctggctcTGCGGGGTGCCGGCTCTGCACCCGCTTTATAGGAGCTGCCGGGGCTCATCTGCATATCTCGCATCTGCAGGGCACAGCGGGGGCGGCCCCGTAACCACttcggccccggggggggggctcagccccccccagcagctccgtgCCAGCCTGGCGAAGCTTTGACAAGTTGGGGACACGAGGACAGGGGGCTCACGGGGGTCACCCTTGTGCTGGAGGCAGGGGGGTTGTCCCCATGAGCCACCCCCCGTCCTCCATGCTTGGCCTGTGCACCCCTGAACTGGGAGCTACTGGTTGCAAAGTGGTGCCCAGTGGGTGGGCTATGGGTGTTGGGGGCGGCAgccccatggggacaggggtgcTAGGCCACCCCCCAGCCACGCGTGGCCTGACAAGAgccgtgtccccgtgtcacATACGGTTCCCCGAGGGACGGGTCCCCCGGCCACGTGTCCCCAAGAGGGCTGCGTCACCTCACTGTGCAGGACTGTGGCCGTACGTGTCCCCTGGCCATGCGTGTCCCCAAATCCCGCCTGTGCGTGGCTCTGGTCATACATGTCCCCCGGCCAcgcgtgtccccagccccgtgtgTCCCCACAGGGCCGCatcctgcagccagcactgtgcTGCCGTGCCCGGGTGTTTGTGCCAGTGATGGCATTCCTGGAAGCCACCTGTGGGGACGCGATAAGTCCCCGCCTGCGTGGGCACCCCGATAAGCAGCCgtggctggctgctggggaccCTGCCCTGGGGCGTGAGGTGTCCCCCAGACCTGCTGTCCCCCCTGTGTGGTGACAGGAACGGGGGCAGCGTCACCTGTGCTGCTCCAAGCATGGCCAGGCCCTGGCAGGAGGTGGCACTGGCCTGTCCCCAGGCAGCATGAGGACACCAGGACTTGGGGACAACAAGGGACTGTCCCCTGCTCTCTTTGCCCCTCGCTGCGACccaggggtcctggggggggggggctgtagggcTCCCCAGACCGTGGCAcaggcaccccagcacccagagcTTCACCAAAGTGTCCCCAagcgtccccatccctgccagccccgctgctcgcTCAGCACCCGTGGCACTTGgggacagccctgccccacGTCCCTGCTCCCCGCAGCACCAAGCGGGGCCAGGGGGTCCCGAGCAGCCCCCAGGCTGGCACTGCGGAGCCGATGAGGGGACGCCGGgtgccacagcccccccccccccccccccaccgccatGGTGCTCAGGGCAGCGCCTGGCTGCAGATAAGGAGCCACCGAGCCGTCCCCACCCGCCCTATCGGCAGAGCCACCCCGATGGGGGGTGTGGGACAGGGGCCAGCCCAcgctcctgcccagcccctggggggacacagaggggctgggggcgtgaGGGGGCTGCGGTTGCCccacaggaggcagcaggacagagccCCCGTTGCTGGCTGTCACTGTCCCCATCGGCGTGctaaagaggacagagccaccCCGCTGTCCCCCAGCACAGCGGGTGCCACGGGACAGAGAATCACGGAATATTTTGGGTCAGGAGGGACACTGAAAGGCCACCGGGTCCAAGGCccgtgccatgggcagggacagggacacccacTCACTCAGCCATGTTCCTCCAAGACCTGTCTAACCAGGCCTCGAGCACTTCCAGGGACAGGGCACCAACATCTCCGAGGGTCCTGTTCCTGTCCCTCACTGCCAAAAATAGTTTCCTTACATCCCATCAAATCTGCCCTGATGCAGTTTAAAGCAGCTGTCCCTTGTCCCATCCCTACAGGCCCTGGTGAaagtttttctccattttcctcaCAAGGCCCCGTGGGCAAGGCCTGGCCGGGCCTGGGCTGCtcagggacactggggacaacggtggtggaagctgctggggacagagggggcCTTGTGGTGTCCCCACAGCACTCAGCTCCACGGGGTAATGATGGTGACGTGGATGGAGCGGTGCgggagcaggatgaggcccAAGGCCCATctagagcagccctggggatggGACAAGGAGGCCGTGGGGACACGGTGATGGCGGAGAGGCCCCGAGCTCCGCAGGGGCACCGTGAATTGGGACCACGATCCCCGATATCTGCGGGAACACCCTGCCCGAGCAGGGTCCCGCAGCACCCGAGCAGCCCACACCGGCTGCCAGGAGGGCGAAGCCTCCAGCGTTGCCCCAGGCCCAGGGATGTGGCagcagggggacggggacaggagacGCAAGCCGAGAGCCAGGGCACGTGGTGACAAGGCTTTTATTATCGTACAGCAGTGACACGTCGCAGGCATGCACACGCACATGCAGATAGGGCGCCCTGCCCGGCACGCCCGCCGGCGAGCGCCAGATCTGggccggcggccccgcggcgccagCACGAGCCGGGGGCTGATAAGGctgagcccccccgccccagggacagggaggggacagggtgctgctggccctgcagcacccccagccccgcagcaggtCACCCCCAGCAAAGGGACTGGCCAGTGCCTGTGGCACCGCTGGGGCAGGGGTCCCCgcaccccacagccaccctGCCATAAATCGGGGTGTCACCGAGCCGCGGGGGAAGCAGTCTGTGCAGGGACAGATGGGATTTTATGGACACTTTTGTCTGCTACAACCACACCGAGCACAGGCGGCGAGAcggatggggagggggcacggggcagTGGCAGGCCTCAGGGGGCTGGCACTATGGGGACACGCAGGGAGCAGCCTTTTTCACACTGTCACCAAGGACAGCAAAGCCACTGGCCGTGAGACACCAGGGGACAGAGCTTTTGTGGACAAGGGGTTTTGCAGGAGCACTGGTCCCCAGGCTAGCTGTAGGGGCTGTGGTGCCAGAGGGGGCATgtcctcactgcagtgcacgaGATACACGGTGGCACTTGGGGACAGCAGCCTGAGCAGTTCTGCCTCCCTTTCAGGATGGAGCAGCTTTGGCACCACGCTACTTTTTGGGAttcttgcagggctgggaggggattcagaccacccccagcctgcctggccctgcagcacagccacccTGCAGGGGTCCCCGAGCTGGGGAACCTTTGTGTcccctgctggggaaggggtaCGGccgctgagggagctggctcaGGGCTGAGCAAGATCCCAGGAGGAAAATCCCTGAGGGAAGGCAGCGGGGGAGCGGGCACCGTCCCCTGGCAGTGCCCCAGTGCCACCCTATCCGGGGTGTGACTGCCACCTCCGGGGAGCCCTGCCCAGGCAGGACATGGCATGCTGGGCcgggctgctggcacagcagagCCCCCGCGGGCGAGACAAACAAAGCTAGCCATAAAAACAGCttgtgggcagcagcaggggtcGGAGTAGTGCCCGGGAGGGTCGctgtgggagggcagggagcccaGGGGAGGGCCTGGCTGTTCTCTTCCTACAGCTCCAGACGTCCTGCCGAGCCTCCGCTGCGAGCTCGGGGTGGCCGCCCGAGGACAGAGAACAGCGAGGCAGCATCGGGACTGCAGCACCAGACAAGCTGCCAGGAGTAACTGCGGGTCGGGGCCGAACGCTGGCCAGATACAATACACAGTTAGTTACAAAATAAATCTCCTCCCACcctttgtaagaaaaaaagagtggcTGACTGAGCATGCATCCTTCTGGCCCTACAAAATAAGGCACCAGAGCTTAAAAACGAAAACTCCGATTGTCTTTGATATAAAAGGAATTCCCGAGTGTTGAAGGCAGTTGATGTCGAGTGCGTAACGGGGAGGGGTCTTCACTAGCTTTGGGTCTCATGCCTGGGCCCCGGTGGCTTTCTGGATCAGGGGAATCTgtaggaggggaagagagaagctGTTAGGGCTGGTGGAGAGGAGGCAGAGAGCTGCCTGCACAGCCTGCgtgctgcagctgagcaggaCTTGGGCAAGAGGCTCCTCAGAAGCCTAAACAATTTAGGGCGAGTCCCAGCACCCCAAGAGCCGCAGGGTTTGccagctgctggtgcctggCTCACCTTCGTGAGGTCCACGCCGGTGATGGCACGCACGGAGGCGGGGATCTCGGCGAGCAGGCGGTTCACCTCGGATGTCACGTTGCCGCTCTCCCCGCTGAGAACAATGATCTCGTCCACTTTGGAGAGGGGAGCAGCCACTTTGGCTGCAatctggggaaggaaggagcgTGTGATGAGCACGGAGCCAAGGAGCCACAGGGCGAGGACCCTGCGTGCATGTTCCCAGCCCGGGAACTCGCCACCTCTCACCCGGAGCAGGGGAGAGCCACCCCCTCCTCACCTCAGGCAGCGCGTCCAGCACCAGCGCCAGCTGGGCGGCCTCCCCGTAGCGCTGGAGAGCTTCGGCCTTCAGCTTCATCCTCTCGGCTTCTGCCATCCCGATGGCCTCAATCACAAAGGCCTCCGCTTCTCCCATCTTGCGGAtcttttctgcctctgcctgAGCCATGAGGACTTGCCTCACCCTGGAGAGGGAAAGCCAAGCCCTCCAGCAGCcgagaccccaaaatcccacccaGCTGCCCTCCCTCCGTTAGCGCTGTGCCTCCCCTCCAGAAGCAGCCTCAGCGCTTTGCTCCCACCCCACCCTgacccagcacccagccgggGACAGGATCAGACCCTCCGACCAGGTCGGGGCTCACTCACTTCTCTCCCTCGGCGATCTGCTGGATGCGGTAGGCTTCGGCCTCGGCCGGCCGCTTCACGGTGGCGAtcagctccttctccttccGGATGATCTCTTTCTCTTCGACGTCAATCTGCTTCTTGCGCTGCACCACCTCGATCTCAATTTCCTCCTGGCGGATCTTCTGCTGCTCCCGGGCGCTCTGGAGCTCGTAGGCCAGCTGGGCCTCCGCAGTCTGCAggcaggagaggggagaaaaggggtCTTGGCCGTGATCTCCTGGGCACAGACGTAAGGAGCCTTGGCAGGCTCTGAAACCAGACGAGGATCCTGCTGTGGACCAGGCCTCCACCCAGGGAGGATGTCCCAGTCCCCAGTGCTGCACTCGGGGACCTTCTGTGTGTGGTTTTCCCACAGGGTTTGAGCACAGCCAGCTCTGGGTTCAGCTTGGGTGACCCTCCCCatccttccacctcctcctaGTCCCACCTAACCATTGCAAACATGGCAGGAGAGGAATCTGCTGCAAGGAGCACACACAGAAACATGCACTCTCCATCTCTAGCTCTGCTAACACACGGGGGAGGAAGCTGGAAAGCCCCAGAGCTACCAAGGCCACCACAAACCAGGGAACAGCAGCGGGCCGTCGGATACCTCTCACCTTAATGTTGACCTCCTCGGTGAAGGCAGCTTTCTGCAATTCAAAAGCACGCCTGGAATCTGCTATTTTGGTATCTGCCATGAACTTGACATccagcatttccttcttgcactcTGCCTCCTGCGGAGAGCaaacagagagcagagctcaagAGCGTGCAGCTGGACTGAAACGGGCAGCTCCGGGGAAGCTCAGCAcatctctctggactcacccgaaTGCCAGCGTCTCGCTCGGCTTCTGCCACCCCGATGTCCGCATCCCTTCGGACAGCCGCGGTCTGAGTCTTCCCCAGGGAGCTCAGGTAATCCACTTTATCGTAGACATCCTGGAGAGGGGGAGGTAAGCCACGGTCACTTCACACGAGCCGCTCCATCTCGCTCCCTTCCTGCTGGAGCTCACGGCAATCATTTGTTAGGGTAAGGTCGGAAAGGGCCGTGTCAGCCTGCTGTCGGCCAGACTCAGGTGTGACAGGGAGAGGGGGGCTCTCCCGACATCTCTCTGGCTCCTGGGAGGCTCGGCTATCATTGAGCAACCTCCACCAGCCCTGTTTGGGGCTCGCAGGACAGGAGCTGTCACGGAAAGCCCcggagggctggggcaggctgtCACATACAGCAGGGTagccagggccaggctct
This is a stretch of genomic DNA from Anser cygnoides isolate HZ-2024a breed goose chromosome 18, Taihu_goose_T2T_genome, whole genome shotgun sequence. It encodes these proteins:
- the FLOT2 gene encoding flotillin-2 isoform X7 codes for the protein MAAARRGGAGRARGAAGAGGGAGGGTMGNCHTVGPNEALVVSGGCCGSDVKQYVYGGWAWAWWCITDTQRLSLEVMTILCRCENIETSEGVPLISLEIMTLQPRCEDVETAEGVALTVTGVAQVKIMTEKELLAVACEQFLGKNVQDVKNVVLQTLEGHLRSILGTLTVEQIYQDRDQFAKLVREVAAPDVGRMGIEILSFTIKDVYDKVDYLSSLGKTQTAAVRRDADIGVAEAERDAGIREAECKKEMLDVKFMADTKIADSRRAFELQKAAFTEEVNIKTAEAQLAYELQSAREQQKIRQEEIEIEVVQRKKQIDVEEKEIIRKEKELIATVKRPAEAEAYRIQQIAEGEKVRQVLMAQAEAEKIRKMGEAEAFVIEAIGMAEAERMKLKAEALQRYGEAAQLALVLDALPEIAAKVAAPLSKVDEIIVLSGESGNVTSEVNRLLAEIPASVRAITGVDLTKIPLIQKATGAQA
- the FLOT2 gene encoding flotillin-2 isoform X5 is translated as MTLQPRCEDVETAEGVALTVTGVAQVKIMTEKELLAVACEQFLGKNVQDVKNVVLQTLEGHLRSILGTLTVEQIYQDRDQFAKLVREVAAPDVGRMGIEILSFTIKDVYDKVDYLSSLGKTQTAAVRRDADIGVAEAERDAGIREAECKKEMLDVKFMADTKIADSRRAFELQKAAFTEEVNIKTAEAQLAYELQSAREQQKIRQEEIEIEVVQRKKQIDVEEKEIIRKEKELIATVKRPAEAEAYRIQQIAEGEKVRQVLMAQAEAEKIRKMGEAEAFVIEAIGMAEAERMKLKAEALQRYGEAAQLALVLDALPEIAAKVAAPLSKVDEIIVLSGESGNVTSEVNRLLAEIPASVRAITGVDLTKIPLIQKATGAQA
- the FLOT2 gene encoding flotillin-2 isoform X6: MVVHHRHPKVKIMTEKELLAVACEQFLGKNVQDVKNVVLQTLEGHLRSILGTLTVEQIYQDRDQFAKLVREVAAPDVGRMGIEILSFTIKDVYDKVDYLSSLGKTQTAAVRRDADIGVAEAERDAGIREAECKKEMLDVKFMADTKIADSRRAFELQKAAFTEEVNIKTAEAQLAYELQSAREQQKIRQEEIEIEVVQRKKQIDVEEKEIIRKEKELIATVKRPAEAEAYRIQQIAEGEKVRQVLMAQAEAEKIRKMGEAEAFVIEAIGMAEAERMKLKAEALQRYGEAAQLALVLDALPEIAAKVAAPLSKVDEIIVLSGESGNVTSEVNRLLAEIPASVRAITGVDLTKIPLIQKATGAQA
- the FLOT2 gene encoding flotillin-2 isoform X4 codes for the protein MAAARRGGAGRARGAAGAGGGAGGGTMGNCHTVGPNEALVVSGGCCGSDVKQYVYGGWAWAWWCITDTQRLSLEVMTILCRCENIETSEGVPLYVTGVAQVKIMTEKELLAVACEQFLGKNVQDVKNVVLQTLEGHLRSILGTLTVEQIYQDRDQFAKLVREVAAPDVGRMGIEILSFTIKDVYDKVDYLSSLGKTQTAAVRRDADIGVAEAERDAGIREAECKKEMLDVKFMADTKIADSRRAFELQKAAFTEEVNIKTAEAQLAYELQSAREQQKIRQEEIEIEVVQRKKQIDVEEKEIIRKEKELIATVKRPAEAEAYRIQQIAEGEKVRQVLMAQAEAEKIRKMGEAEAFVIEAIGMAEAERMKLKAEALQRYGEAAQLALVLDALPEIAAKVAAPLSKVDEIIVLSGESGNVTSEVNRLLAEIPASVRAITGVDLTKIPLIQKATGAQA